A stretch of Tigriopus californicus strain San Diego chromosome 11, Tcal_SD_v2.1, whole genome shotgun sequence DNA encodes these proteins:
- the LOC131890748 gene encoding troponin C-like: MAHGISQEKLNDIGLEAEQVNVLKKCFDGFCQDGAIHIDTIGTILTMMGLRVKPSALREIVEEIDEDGSGFLEFEEFCQLSAKFLVEEDEEDMKNELKEAFRIYDKEGNGYIPTSALKEILHELDAKLTDPELNGIIDEIDEDGSGTVDFDEFMEMMTG; this comes from the exons ATGGCTCACGGCATTTCACAAGAGAAATTG AATGACATCGGGCTTGAAGCGGAGCAAGTGAATG TattgaaaaaatgctttgacGGATTTTGCCAAGATGGGGCAATCCATATTGACACCATTGGCACAATCTTGACCATGATGGGTCTCAGAGTAAAACCATCGGCATTGAGGGAGATCGTAGAGGAGATCGACGAGGACGGATCAGGGTTCCTCGAGTTTGAAGAGTTCTGTCAACTTAGTGCCAAATTCCTCGtagaagaggacgaggaggacatGAAGAATGAACTGAAGGAGGCATTTCGAATATACGACAAAGAAG gCAATGGTTATATCCCTACATCTGCACTCAAAGAAATTCTTCATGAATTGGATGCTAAGTTGACAGATCCCGAATTGAATGGCATCATTGACGAGATTGACGAGGACGGATCTGGGACTGTGGATTTTGATG AGTTTATGGAAATGATGACCGGCTGA
- the LOC131889991 gene encoding TWiK family of potassium channels protein 18-like, with translation MEADKLKIEDIDKEEEEEEEEEDDLTEFSDESKEFDDKWYKKLLRFFFSFVGLFILLAFWTIAGAFYFYTEEKAIEDHKKALMEAKANDVKASKDYIADRLEYILYDQHGGYNNCTKFTDDPFYEPNPHGYSHVCLDQTNSAMNASRFCHCVWTYKNRVINEAEMNIDRMVKFIVESAITSGYNINVTTGEPLWDTQWTFTNSLLFTMTTLTLIGYGHIAPSTQTLRLTVMLYALIGLPLTMVFLANIGGIMADSITYLYSRACCRWCRVRRKNAEIDGDDEQKLTLSNDKVGQEEYMPTEGVLVPITITLCIMVGYCVFGAVIFVNWEDWELMDACYFTFITLTTIGFGDYVPGASFSTSGESNTSLVIKLIFTTCYCLLGLALIAMGISLMQESITQKAGWMAEQTDKDGRDDMDKYILTVHHHIRETPPTKTGAKLSYNSRPETIPEEFTDVTLVEPVVQSVSDDEIEQLIAEEA, from the exons ATGGAG GCGGACAAACTCAAGATTGAAGATATAgacaaagaggaggaggaagaggaggaggaggaggatgattTGACTGAATTCTCTGATGAAAGCAAGGAATTCGATGACAAATGGTACAAAAAGCTGCTGAGATTCTTCTTCTCGTTTGTGGGCTTATTCATCCTTCTGGCTTTCTGGACCATCGCAG GAGCCTTCTACTTTTACACAGAAGAGAAGGCCATCGAAGATCATAAGAAGGCATTGATGGAGGCTAAGGCCAACGACGTGAAAGCCAGCAAGGATTATATCGCCGACAGGTTGGAGTACATCCTCTATGACCAACATGGCGGCTACAACAATTGCACCAAGTTCACGGATGACCCCTTCTATGAGCCCAACCCCCATGGGTACAGCCATGTGTGTCTGGACCAAACCAATAGCGCCATGAACGCATCCAGATTTTGCCATTGTGTCTGGACTTACAAAAACCGGGTAATAAATGAG GCTGAGATGAATATTGATCGTATGGTAAAATTCATAGTCGAGAGCGCGATTACATCTGGTTACAATATCAATGTGACAACAGGTGAACCCTTGTGGGACACTCAATGGACATTCACGAACTCGTTGCTCTTCACCATGACCACATTGACCTTAATTG GGTATGGACACATTGCTCCCTCCACGCAAACGCTGAGGCTCACTGTCATGTTATACGCTCTCATTGGCTTGCCCTTGACCATGGTATTTCTGGCCAACATTGGAGGAATCATGGCAGATTCCATTACTTACCTCTACTCACGAGCTTGTTGCCGTTGGTGTAGGGTTCGACGCAAAAATGCGGAAATAGACGGGGATGACGAGCAAAAGTTAACATTATCGAATGACAAAGTCGGGCAAGAGGAATATATGCCAACTGAAGGT GTATTGGTTCCTATTACCATAACTCTGTGCATTATGGTGGGATATTGTGTGTTTGGAGCCGTGATATTTGTCAATTGGGAGGACTGGGAGCTCATGGACGCCTGTTACTTTACTTTTATCACCCTGACAACCATTGGCTTTGGGGATTATGTCCCTGGAGCAAG CTTTTCCACTTCTGGAGAGTCCAACACATCCCTTGTCATCAAACTGATCTTCACCACATGCTATTGTCTTTTGG GATTGGCATTGATTGCCATGGGGATCAGTTTGATGCAAGAGTCCATCACTCAGAAagctggatggatggctgaGCAAACGGACAAAGACGGAAGAGATGACATGGACAAATACATTCTCACGGTTCACCACCATATCCGAGAAACGCCCCCTACCAAAACGGGTGCCAAACTGTCGTATAACAGTCGTCCTGAAACAATTCCAGAGGAGTTCACTGATGTGACTCTTGTTGAGCCTGTGGTACAGTCGGTTTCTGATGATGAGATTGAACAGCTTATTGCTGAAGAAGCCTGA